A genomic segment from Chitinophagaceae bacterium encodes:
- a CDS encoding flippase-like domain-containing protein — protein sequence MGPVVFILLCWILYKKVYLQPDFDLRWQHIKDSVHNPLLWLVVLLMLVNWALESRKWQLLMAPLEKLSFLTAFKSVLAGCSITMLTPNRIGEYGGRILYINENNRLKAISHTILGSMSQLFVTLLMGTAGLVYFRFIGGQGKMLNIILSPFLLNILLYISVLVCIGLLLLYLRAGFLVTLINRAGVFKKLVKYIEHLSDFNRKQLLRILFLSIFRYLVFILQYMLLLHVLQVNIHPVVCFWLLAVYYLLLAFTPTIGFTELPIRAAASVQLLQVFSANILGIEVASFGIWLINLVLPAIIGSILILKVKIIKEND from the coding sequence TTGGGCCCCGTAGTATTCATTTTATTATGCTGGATATTATATAAAAAAGTGTATCTGCAACCCGACTTTGACCTTCGCTGGCAGCATATTAAAGATTCGGTACACAACCCGCTTTTGTGGCTTGTGGTTTTATTAATGCTGGTAAACTGGGCATTAGAATCCCGTAAATGGCAATTGTTGATGGCGCCACTTGAAAAACTATCCTTTTTAACCGCATTTAAAAGTGTACTTGCTGGCTGCAGTATTACCATGCTTACACCCAACCGAATAGGCGAATACGGCGGAAGAATTTTATATATAAATGAAAATAACAGGCTTAAAGCAATATCTCATACTATTTTGGGTAGTATGAGCCAACTGTTTGTAACCTTGCTAATGGGTACGGCAGGTTTAGTGTATTTTAGGTTTATAGGCGGGCAAGGTAAAATGTTAAATATTATTTTATCGCCTTTTTTGTTAAACATTTTGCTTTATATATCTGTCTTAGTATGTATTGGGTTATTATTGTTATACCTGAGAGCAGGTTTTTTGGTAACATTAATAAACAGGGCAGGTGTTTTTAAAAAACTTGTTAAGTATATAGAGCACCTCAGTGATTTTAACCGTAAACAATTGTTAAGGATATTATTTTTATCAATTTTTAGGTACCTGGTGTTTATATTGCAGTACATGCTTTTATTGCATGTTTTGCAGGTTAATATCCACCCGGTTGTTTGTTTTTGGTTATTGGCAGTTTATTATTTATTGCTGGCATTTACCCCTACTATAGGGTTTACCGAGTTGCCTATTAGGGCCGCTGCAAGTGTTCAGTTATTGCAGGTATTTAGCGCCAATATACTGGGTATAGAAGTAGCCTCATTTGGTATATGGTTAATAAATCTTGTGTTACCTGCTATAATAGGCAGCATATTAATATTAAAAGTAAAAATTATTAAAGAAAATGATTAA
- a CDS encoding MmcQ/YjbR family DNA-binding protein has translation MDAESIRKYALALPGVQESFPFDETTLVFKVDNKIFLLLALDEIPLRFNAKCQPDEAIELRENFPQSIIPGYHMNKKHWNTIIVNGNLKPSLIKDLIEKSYKLVQKIK, from the coding sequence ATGGATGCAGAATCAATAAGAAAATATGCTTTGGCTTTGCCTGGTGTACAGGAAAGTTTTCCTTTTGACGAAACAACCCTGGTTTTTAAAGTAGATAATAAAATTTTCCTTTTACTGGCATTGGATGAAATACCACTGAGATTTAATGCAAAGTGCCAGCCGGATGAAGCGATTGAACTTAGGGAAAATTTTCCCCAAAGCATTATCCCGGGTTACCACATGAACAAAAAACATTGGAATACCATTATTGTAAATGGCAACCTGAAACCATCATTAATAAAGGACTTGATTGAAAAAAGTTATAAACTCGTACAAAAAATTAAGTGA
- a CDS encoding DUF4230 domain-containing protein: MKISNKVLVFILLMLSFAFYYLGKSCNNKTKTTIIQNTAIIKEIAELGSLSVSGTATIKESNKEDNTGMYAELKNIFIEKTLNLSIPFEAKYGVEMKNQAIHIDSKAKQVTVFLPPVQLLSFQLLLNNLEAIGKTGWLNSLSLDDLVKVEKILYNTQLNSLQKNDANKKLAEEHIRHLIQKYYEPMGLKVTCVFSEKKVPVAQQ, encoded by the coding sequence ATGAAAATAAGCAATAAGGTACTCGTTTTTATTTTACTGATGCTATCTTTTGCATTTTATTATTTGGGTAAAAGCTGCAATAACAAAACCAAAACCACCATAATTCAAAATACTGCAATTATTAAAGAGATAGCGGAACTTGGTTCACTAAGTGTTAGCGGAACAGCAACAATTAAGGAAAGCAATAAAGAAGATAATACAGGCATGTATGCCGAGCTAAAAAATATTTTTATTGAAAAAACCCTCAACTTAAGCATACCATTCGAAGCTAAATATGGCGTAGAAATGAAAAACCAGGCAATTCATATTGACAGCAAAGCAAAGCAGGTAACGGTTTTTCTACCGCCTGTACAATTGCTGAGTTTTCAATTACTGTTAAATAATTTAGAAGCAATTGGAAAAACCGGCTGGTTAAATTCGCTTAGTTTAGATGACTTGGTAAAAGTGGAAAAAATATTATACAATACCCAGTTAAATAGCCTGCAGAAAAACGACGCTAATAAAAAACTTGCTGAGGAGCATATCCGCCATCTTATCCAAAAATATTACGAGCCAATGGGCCTTAAGGTAACCTGTGTGTTTAGTGAAAAAAAGGTACCGGTAGCACAACAATAA
- a CDS encoding DUF3108 domain-containing protein: MIKALTKPSLAIVAFFTIAGFTVAPIQASHSQSGSDYCGIRNTTFKANEKILMKVYYSALGGYIGAGEATFTTTLERYNGKPVYHYVGEGKTYAFFDNFFKVRDRYESYADTATLLPYKFIRNVDEGGHKIYNNVSFNQEANTATSTKGVYSITDCMQDVVSAVYYSRNIDFNKYKPGDKIPFDMFLDDEIFHMYIRYMGKEKVKTRYGKFTAFKIKPLLLKGTIFEGGEKMSAWISNDNNRLLLRVESPISVGKVVIDMMGYQNLKYPLSSLLSLR; this comes from the coding sequence ATGATTAAAGCCCTTACAAAACCATCTTTAGCGATTGTTGCTTTTTTTACAATCGCAGGTTTTACCGTTGCCCCAATACAGGCTTCCCATAGCCAAAGCGGTAGCGATTATTGCGGCATACGGAATACTACTTTTAAAGCAAACGAAAAGATATTGATGAAAGTGTATTATAGTGCACTTGGCGGATATATTGGTGCTGGTGAAGCTACTTTTACCACTACATTAGAAAGATATAATGGAAAACCTGTTTATCATTATGTGGGTGAAGGCAAAACGTATGCATTTTTCGATAATTTTTTTAAGGTGAGAGACAGGTATGAAAGCTATGCAGATACCGCTACACTATTGCCTTATAAGTTTATACGAAATGTAGATGAAGGCGGACATAAAATATATAATAATGTAAGCTTTAACCAGGAAGCCAATACGGCAACCAGTACAAAAGGAGTTTATTCAATTACTGATTGCATGCAGGATGTGGTAAGCGCTGTATACTATTCCCGTAATATTGATTTTAATAAATATAAACCCGGCGATAAAATTCCGTTTGACATGTTTTTGGATGATGAAATTTTCCACATGTACATTCGCTATATGGGCAAAGAAAAAGTGAAAACACGCTATGGTAAGTTTACGGCTTTTAAAATAAAACCTTTATTGCTTAAGGGTACCATATTTGAAGGCGGCGAAAAAATGAGTGCATGGATAAGTAATGATAATAACCGGTTACTGCTTAGGGTTGAAAGCCCTATATCGGTAGGTAAAGTGGTAATAGATATGATGGGCTATCAAAATTTAAAATATCCGCTTTCATCATTACTTAGCCTGAGATAA
- a CDS encoding rRNA pseudouridine synthase, with translation MSQDPFKKFKNPKKNSTVKEELRQEKKKYKKERAAYFDKLKEEKYQKKKGTFTSAQPISQSTPKVSKDAKSSHEVMPLNKFLAHCGICSRRDAVQLITEGKVKVNKTVVTEPGYKVQKADEVTYNNKKVFVTKNLVYILLNKPKDYITTTDDPQGRKTVLELVKASGQQRVYPIGRLDRNTSGVLLLTNDGDLTQKLSHPSYEVKKIYEVKLDKPLIKNDFDKILKGIKLSDGPITADSLAYADSKDKSIIGIEIHSGRNRIVRRIFEHLGYDVKGLDRVMYAGLTKKNVERGKWRFLSEKEIRLLKYLNASKKPAVAKK, from the coding sequence ATGAGCCAGGATCCATTCAAAAAGTTCAAAAACCCAAAAAAAAACAGTACCGTTAAAGAAGAATTAAGGCAGGAGAAGAAAAAGTATAAAAAAGAAAGAGCTGCCTACTTTGATAAACTGAAAGAAGAAAAATACCAGAAAAAAAAGGGCACTTTCACTTCAGCCCAACCCATTAGCCAGTCTACACCTAAAGTAAGCAAGGATGCAAAATCTTCACATGAAGTAATGCCCTTAAATAAATTTTTGGCGCATTGCGGTATCTGCAGCCGCAGAGATGCAGTGCAACTTATTACCGAAGGCAAAGTAAAAGTTAATAAAACCGTAGTAACGGAGCCCGGCTATAAAGTACAAAAAGCCGATGAAGTAACTTATAACAACAAAAAAGTTTTTGTTACCAAAAACCTGGTTTACATTTTACTCAATAAACCCAAAGATTATATTACCACTACCGATGATCCGCAAGGCCGCAAAACTGTTTTGGAACTGGTAAAGGCATCGGGCCAGCAACGGGTTTACCCAATTGGCCGTTTGGACAGGAATACTTCGGGTGTATTGCTGCTCACCAACGATGGCGACCTTACCCAAAAGCTAAGTCACCCAAGCTACGAAGTAAAAAAAATTTACGAAGTAAAGCTGGATAAACCTTTAATAAAAAATGATTTCGACAAAATTTTAAAAGGCATAAAACTCTCTGATGGCCCTATTACTGCAGACAGCCTTGCCTATGCCGATAGTAAAGACAAATCTATAATTGGGATAGAAATTCACAGCGGCAGAAACCGTATTGTACGCCGCATATTTGAACACCTGGGTTACGATGTAAAAGGCCTGGACAGGGTGATGTATGCAGGCTTAACCAAAAAAAATGTAGAAAGGGGAAAATGGCGTTTTCTCAGTGAAAAAGAAATAAGGCTGTTGAAATACTTAAATGCTTCAAAAAAACCAGCCGTTGCAAAAAAATAA
- the ruvC gene encoding crossover junction endodeoxyribonuclease RuvC has translation MQKTSKIILGIDPGTVIMGYGLIKLTGNQMELIEMGTLKFSAKLEPYERLKKIQQKITEIIQMQKPVCMAIEAPFFGKNVQSMLKLGRAQGVAIASAMHEGIDVFEYAPKKIKQSVTGNGNAGKEQVYKMLQHLLQLKNKPASFDASDALAVAVCHHFQNCGIHNNAIAKSKDWKDFLQKNPERLKK, from the coding sequence TTGCAAAAAACATCAAAAATCATTTTAGGTATTGATCCCGGCACGGTAATTATGGGTTACGGGCTCATTAAGTTAACCGGAAATCAAATGGAGCTAATAGAAATGGGAACCCTGAAATTTTCTGCAAAACTGGAACCTTATGAACGGTTAAAAAAAATTCAGCAAAAAATAACAGAAATTATACAGATGCAAAAGCCGGTGTGCATGGCAATTGAAGCGCCCTTTTTTGGAAAAAATGTTCAAAGTATGCTCAAGTTGGGCCGGGCACAAGGTGTAGCCATTGCTTCGGCAATGCATGAAGGAATAGATGTTTTTGAATACGCTCCAAAAAAAATAAAACAATCGGTAACCGGAAACGGAAATGCAGGCAAAGAACAGGTTTATAAAATGCTCCAGCATTTGCTGCAACTAAAAAACAAGCCGGCCAGCTTTGATGCTTCAGATGCATTGGCAGTAGCCGTATGCCACCATTTTCAAAATTGCGGCATACATAACAATGCCATAGCAAAATCCAAAGACTGGAAAGATTTTCTGCAAAAAAACCCGGAAAGACTAAAGAAATAA
- a CDS encoding two-component sensor histidine kinase has translation MFFLQALQEAQDSSRMMLIGSIGMITLAAGIIVFVIMHQRKVIRFHLQMKRMEAEKQQLLLQASIRFQEEERQRIAADLHDDAGPLLATARLYLNENMVNLEKPAQLQNIYSARQIIDDTIRLIRNISHSLMPPTLKNFGLESATIDLFQKISGSGQINASARFHDYRERLKSDQELLAFRVIQELVGNIIKHSNAAFIHLTQNCTKENMYIRLHHDGKGIVQAEFDKLNHVSSGLGLKNIASRMNVLHGRILFEIDQSHTYYKITLEIPREYEQELSLIV, from the coding sequence ATGTTTTTTTTACAGGCATTACAGGAGGCACAGGATTCATCCCGTATGATGCTGATAGGCTCTATTGGCATGATAACACTGGCTGCCGGTATTATTGTTTTTGTAATTATGCACCAGCGCAAAGTTATCCGCTTTCACCTGCAAATGAAAAGAATGGAAGCCGAAAAGCAACAGTTATTGCTGCAGGCAAGTATCCGTTTTCAGGAAGAAGAGCGCCAGCGCATTGCCGCCGACCTGCATGATGATGCAGGCCCTTTATTGGCTACAGCCAGGCTCTACCTTAATGAAAATATGGTGAACCTTGAAAAACCTGCACAACTGCAAAATATTTACAGCGCAAGGCAAATAATTGATGATACAATAAGGTTAATACGTAATATTAGCCATAGCCTTATGCCACCCACGCTTAAAAACTTTGGATTGGAAAGCGCCACCATTGATTTGTTCCAAAAAATTAGTGGCAGCGGACAAATTAATGCCAGCGCCAGGTTTCATGATTACAGGGAAAGGTTAAAATCTGACCAGGAATTGCTGGCTTTTAGGGTAATACAGGAGCTTGTAGGAAATATTATTAAGCACAGCAATGCCGCCTTTATTCACCTTACCCAAAACTGTACAAAAGAAAATATGTACATCCGCCTTCACCACGATGGCAAGGGAATAGTACAGGCAGAGTTTGATAAATTAAACCATGTATCCAGCGGGCTGGGCCTTAAAAATATTGCCAGCCGAATGAATGTACTGCATGGCAGGATATTGTTTGAAATAGACCAAAGCCATACTTATTACAAAATTACCCTCGAAATTCCACGGGAATATGAGCAGGAATTATCCTTAATTGTATAG
- a CDS encoding MBL fold metallo-hydrolase: MKLYSINTGYFKLDGGAMFGVVPKSIWHKINPADENNLCSWALRCLLIEDGKRLTLIDNGIGDKQDEKFFGHYYLHGNDTLDKSLAAHGFSKNDITDVILTHLHFDHCGGSIKRDGDKLVPAFKNAVYWSNARHWKWATEPNDREKASFLKENILPIKDSGQLKFIEADGNSFPENIIIRQVFGHTEAMMLPQISYKGKSILYMADLLPSAGHIPLPYIMGYDMFPLITLNEKKSFLMEALQNEYILFFEHDPAIECCNLQMSDRGIRMKDQFLLSAI, encoded by the coding sequence ATGAAATTATATAGTATCAATACCGGTTATTTTAAATTAGATGGCGGCGCCATGTTTGGCGTAGTGCCCAAGAGTATTTGGCACAAAATAAACCCTGCCGATGAAAACAATCTTTGTTCCTGGGCTTTGCGCTGCCTGCTAATTGAAGATGGCAAAAGGCTTACATTAATTGATAATGGCATTGGCGATAAACAGGATGAAAAATTTTTCGGCCACTACTATTTACATGGTAACGACACTCTGGATAAATCCCTGGCTGCCCATGGTTTTAGCAAAAATGATATTACCGATGTTATCCTCACCCATTTGCATTTTGACCATTGCGGCGGAAGTATAAAAAGAGATGGTGACAAATTGGTACCTGCATTTAAAAATGCCGTTTACTGGAGCAATGCACGCCATTGGAAATGGGCTACCGAACCAAACGACAGAGAAAAAGCTTCTTTTTTAAAAGAAAATATTCTACCTATTAAAGATAGCGGCCAGTTAAAATTTATAGAAGCCGATGGAAATAGTTTCCCGGAAAATATAATTATCCGACAGGTTTTTGGCCATACCGAAGCTATGATGCTGCCCCAAATAAGTTATAAAGGCAAATCTATTCTTTATATGGCCGACCTTTTGCCCTCTGCAGGCCATATTCCCCTGCCCTATATTATGGGTTACGATATGTTTCCATTAATCACCTTAAATGAGAAAAAATCATTTTTGATGGAGGCGCTTCAAAACGAATACATTTTATTTTTTGAACACGATCCAGCCATTGAATGTTGCAACCTCCAAATGAGTGATAGAGGCATTAGGATGAAAGATCAATTCCTTCTTTCTGCAATATAA
- a CDS encoding RluA family pseudouridine synthase: protein MQKNNIQTIYEDENIVGVNKPAGLLTIPDRLHSEKSLKETLIEKYGAIYTVHRIDKDTSGLVLFAKNENTHKYLSQLFENRQVQKFYLGIVLGMPQSSTGIIDAPIAENPIHKGTMYIHRKGKPSQTSYQVLEANRHFSLVQFELHTGRTHQIRVHAKEIGHPLACDAIYGNALPVYLSSIKKKYKLSKNEEAETPIINRLALHAAKLNFKLQNGKYIQLETPVPKEFRALMQQLKKLH from the coding sequence TTGCAAAAAAATAATATTCAAACTATTTATGAGGATGAAAATATTGTAGGAGTAAACAAACCTGCAGGGTTACTTACTATCCCAGACAGGTTGCATTCAGAAAAATCACTGAAGGAAACCCTCATAGAAAAATATGGCGCTATTTATACCGTTCACCGTATAGATAAAGATACCAGCGGGCTCGTACTTTTTGCCAAAAATGAAAATACTCACAAATATTTATCACAGCTATTTGAAAACAGGCAGGTTCAAAAATTTTATTTAGGCATTGTTTTGGGAATGCCGCAAAGCAGTACGGGAATCATTGATGCGCCAATTGCCGAAAACCCCATTCATAAAGGCACCATGTATATTCACCGAAAAGGTAAGCCTTCCCAAACTTCTTACCAGGTTTTGGAAGCAAACCGGCATTTTTCTTTAGTGCAATTTGAACTGCATACAGGGCGAACACACCAAATAAGGGTGCACGCCAAAGAAATAGGCCATCCATTGGCATGCGATGCAATTTATGGCAATGCACTACCCGTTTATTTATCTTCAATCAAAAAAAAATATAAGCTAAGTAAAAATGAAGAAGCAGAAACGCCAATCATCAACAGGCTTGCCCTGCATGCTGCAAAATTAAATTTTAAGTTACAAAATGGCAAATATATCCAGCTTGAAACGCCTGTGCCAAAAGAATTCAGGGCGTTGATGCAACAGTTAAAAAAATTGCATTAA
- a CDS encoding response regulator transcription factor produces MPLETLIKFAIADDHKIFRDGIKMALSDKPNLKLLWEAEDGKDMMHKIGIKKPDVLLMDIRMPEIDGINAIPLIRKEFEDIKIIVLSMYDDQQMISKMMETGANAYLTKTTDPQEIYEAILSCIADDFYFNDLVNKAFKGRLMQKKGVRQNFGNHTPVHFNEKEVKILQLLAEDKTTEEISKVIFLSPRTIETIRQNMKSKVNAKTIGGLIMYAMRNKIIE; encoded by the coding sequence ATGCCACTTGAAACTTTAATAAAATTTGCCATAGCCGACGACCACAAAATTTTTAGAGACGGTATTAAAATGGCGCTTAGTGATAAACCCAATTTAAAACTACTATGGGAAGCCGAAGACGGCAAGGATATGATGCATAAAATAGGCATAAAAAAACCAGATGTATTATTAATGGATATACGTATGCCGGAAATTGACGGCATCAATGCCATTCCACTCATACGTAAAGAATTTGAAGACATTAAGATTATTGTACTTTCTATGTACGACGATCAGCAAATGATAAGCAAAATGATGGAAACCGGCGCCAACGCCTATCTTACCAAAACTACAGACCCACAGGAAATTTATGAAGCCATATTATCCTGCATTGCAGATGACTTTTATTTTAACGACCTGGTTAATAAAGCTTTTAAAGGGAGGCTGATGCAAAAAAAAGGGGTAAGGCAGAATTTTGGCAACCATACTCCTGTTCATTTCAACGAAAAAGAAGTTAAAATACTTCAACTACTTGCAGAAGATAAAACCACAGAAGAAATTTCTAAAGTAATATTTTTAAGCCCCAGAACAATTGAAACTATACGGCAAAACATGAAGTCCAAAGTAAATGCAAAAACAATTGGTGGCCTTATTATGTATGCCATGCGTAATAAAATTATTGAATAA
- a CDS encoding aquaporin family protein: MTAALAELTGTALLIILGNGVVANVVLNKTKGNNSGWLVITFGWAMALFVAVYTCTMLGGSGHLNPAVTLAFTFFGDFDKALVVPYILAQFAGAIAGSIIVWIAYKTHYDATTDPELLRATFCTAPNIYSPVNNALTEFIGTFILMFGVLAISPAASTLGTLDALPVSLLLLGIGLSLGGPTGYAINPARDLGPRIAHAILPIKHKGNSEWNYAWVPVVAPVLGAILAALVFNYVK, translated from the coding sequence ATGACGGCAGCATTAGCAGAATTAACAGGTACAGCATTGCTGATTATTTTAGGCAATGGCGTTGTAGCCAATGTAGTACTCAACAAAACCAAAGGCAATAACAGCGGATGGCTGGTTATTACTTTCGGCTGGGCAATGGCATTATTTGTTGCTGTTTACACCTGCACCATGCTTGGTGGAAGCGGACACCTCAACCCTGCCGTAACCCTTGCTTTTACTTTTTTTGGTGATTTTGACAAAGCGCTTGTTGTTCCATATATTTTGGCGCAATTTGCCGGCGCTATTGCCGGTTCAATAATTGTGTGGATAGCCTATAAAACACATTATGATGCTACTACTGACCCCGAATTACTCAGGGCAACTTTTTGTACCGCTCCTAATATTTACAGCCCGGTAAATAATGCACTCACCGAGTTTATCGGCACTTTTATTTTAATGTTTGGCGTATTGGCCATTTCTCCAGCGGCATCTACATTAGGCACATTAGATGCCCTGCCGGTAAGCTTACTTTTATTGGGTATTGGCCTTTCGCTTGGCGGGCCTACAGGTTATGCCATCAATCCTGCAAGAGACCTTGGGCCAAGAATTGCCCATGCAATTTTACCCATAAAACATAAGGGCAACAGCGAATGGAATTATGCATGGGTACCAGTTGTAGCTCCTGTATTGGGGGCAATACTTGCTGCATTGGTTTTTAATTATGTAAAGTAA
- a CDS encoding response regulator transcription factor, with protein MTPETIKVAIADDHKIFRKGVILSLRPYTNLEFVFEAENGEELLQKIPEGNPDVILCDLKMPVKDGIDATKTITKLYPNIRVIILTMYEDDRFVGHLMDCGASGYLLKSTDPAEIRRAIVDVMRTGFYLNPFVNKVLIKKNYSKQKFNPSLSSEVVLSEREKEVLTLVCMEFTASEIAQKMDISARTVEAIKDRLMERFGVKNSVGLVFYAMKNQLIE; from the coding sequence ATGACCCCCGAAACTATAAAAGTAGCCATTGCCGATGACCATAAAATATTCCGTAAAGGAGTAATACTGTCGTTACGCCCCTATACAAACCTTGAGTTTGTATTTGAAGCAGAAAATGGCGAAGAGCTCCTGCAAAAAATTCCCGAAGGCAACCCCGATGTAATTCTTTGCGATTTAAAAATGCCGGTTAAAGACGGTATAGATGCCACTAAAACTATTACAAAGCTTTATCCCAACATTAGGGTAATTATACTCACCATGTATGAAGACGACCGTTTTGTGGGCCATCTTATGGATTGTGGCGCATCTGGTTATTTATTAAAAAGTACCGACCCTGCCGAAATAAGGCGGGCCATAGTAGATGTAATGCGTACTGGTTTTTACCTCAATCCTTTTGTAAATAAAGTTTTAATAAAGAAGAATTACAGCAAGCAAAAATTTAATCCTTCTTTAAGCTCCGAAGTTGTGCTTTCCGAAAGAGAAAAAGAAGTGCTTACGCTGGTATGTATGGAATTTACAGCCAGCGAAATAGCCCAAAAAATGGATATTAGCGCCCGAACCGTTGAGGCTATTAAAGACAGGCTCATGGAGCGCTTTGGCGTTAAAAACTCTGTGGGTCTGGTATTTTATGCCATGAAAAACCAGTTAATAGAGTAG
- a CDS encoding MFS transporter translates to MQTAPKKVINGWAMYDWANSVYNLVITTTFFPIYFTEITRAPPMNGTVHIAGRYFVNTALYNYALAAAYLIVAILMPILTAIADARGNKKKYMRFFCYMGAISCSALFFFTGKNISYGVICMMMAAIGFYSSLVFYNSYLPVIASVEDRDRISARGFSFGYIGSVIMQLVGFCLVIFHKEIPFLSSEADAVRATFLLVGIWWIGFAQIPFRRLPNPKPANEDSFRINVFSSGFIELKKVFAQVKKMKVMRRFLAAFFFYNMGVQTVMLVASNFGSKVLNLPSTNLIITVVLIQLVAIPGAIFISRLSMRYGNLKILMAVVLLWVGLCVYGYFMQTATDFYILAMIVGLVMGGIQSLSRSTFSKLMPETKDTASFFSFYDITEKIAIIIGLSTFALIEEKINMRSSVFSLMIFFSIGFLFLAYAFKGQKNEPIYYAL, encoded by the coding sequence ATGCAAACGGCTCCTAAAAAGGTTATTAACGGATGGGCTATGTACGACTGGGCCAACTCGGTTTACAACCTGGTAATAACTACAACTTTTTTCCCCATTTATTTTACAGAAATAACCCGGGCTCCACCTATGAATGGCACAGTACATATTGCAGGGCGATATTTTGTAAACACGGCGCTTTACAATTATGCATTGGCAGCCGCATATTTGATAGTGGCCATTTTAATGCCCATACTTACCGCAATAGCCGATGCAAGGGGAAACAAAAAGAAGTACATGCGTTTTTTCTGTTACATGGGAGCAATTTCCTGCAGTGCACTTTTTTTCTTTACGGGTAAAAATATTTCGTATGGGGTAATTTGTATGATGATGGCGGCAATAGGTTTTTACAGCAGCCTGGTGTTTTACAACTCCTATTTACCCGTAATTGCATCTGTAGAAGACAGGGACCGTATCAGTGCAAGGGGTTTTTCTTTTGGCTATATTGGCAGTGTAATTATGCAGTTGGTAGGTTTTTGCCTGGTAATATTCCATAAAGAAATACCATTCCTAAGTTCTGAAGCCGATGCGGTAAGGGCAACCTTTTTACTGGTAGGAATCTGGTGGATTGGCTTTGCTCAAATTCCATTCAGGCGTTTACCTAATCCTAAACCTGCCAATGAAGACTCTTTTAGAATAAATGTTTTTTCCAGCGGTTTTATTGAATTAAAAAAAGTGTTTGCACAGGTTAAAAAAATGAAAGTGATGCGCAGGTTTTTAGCCGCTTTCTTTTTTTATAATATGGGTGTGCAAACCGTAATGCTTGTAGCCAGTAATTTTGGCAGCAAGGTATTAAATTTACCCTCCACCAATTTAATAATAACCGTTGTACTCATTCAATTAGTAGCCATTCCTGGCGCTATTTTCATAAGCCGTTTATCTATGAGGTATGGCAATTTAAAAATTTTAATGGCCGTTGTATTACTTTGGGTAGGCTTATGTGTGTATGGATATTTTATGCAAACCGCCACAGATTTTTATATTCTTGCCATGATTGTGGGCCTGGTTATGGGCGGCATTCAGTCATTAAGCCGTTCTACTTTTAGTAAACTGATGCCCGAAACAAAAGACACCGCATCTTTCTTTAGCTTTTATGATATTACCGAAAAGATTGCCATCATCATTGGGCTTTCAACCTTTGCATTAATAGAAGAAAAAATAAATATGCGGAGTTCGGTTTTTTCTTTAATGATTTTTTTTAGCATAGGTTTTTTATTTTTGGCGTACGCTTTTAAAGGGCAAAAAAACGAACCCATATATTATGCATTATGA